A DNA window from Daucus carota subsp. sativus chromosome 3, DH1 v3.0, whole genome shotgun sequence contains the following coding sequences:
- the LOC108214281 gene encoding cytochrome b561 and DOMON domain-containing protein At3g07570: MRTSSFLLINIIIFIACNLSQRIQVNSQAAATDSCASNFDLKGQLTFDTSSLVCRSVWDAQGFILRYEESSPNLWSFVLSAPNTNSYIGMGFSPNGKMVGSSAIVGWIGADGGSMIKRYHLSGQTPTQVVPDQGNLQVVGNSSSLVSLSGRLYIAFQLNTSLPESRILYSVGPAGRLPVGPGFQLAEHDQKVSTLLNYASGESKTKGSSSSNLKKSHGILNMLGWGIIIPIGAMVARYMKPWDPVWFYSHSLLQSLGFLFGVSGIVCGFVLENRLGVDVDKHKSLGVFILTLGCLQVIAFLARADKESKVRKYWNWYHYGLGRALIILAVANVFYGIHLGDAGSGWNAGYAVVVCLLFLVAVILEVRLWMTD, translated from the exons ATGAGAACATCCTCCTTTTTGCTTATCAACATCATCATTTTCATTGCTTGTAATTTGTCACAGAGGATTCAAGTGAATTCTCAAGCTGCAGCGACAGATTCATGTGCCTCTAATTTCGACCTCAAGGGACAACTGACCTTTGATACCTCTTCTCTCGTCTGCCGCTCTGTCTGGGATGCTCAAGGTTTCATCCTTAGA TATGAAGAGTCGTCACCAAATTTATGGAGCTTCGTACTGTCAGCTCCAAACACAAATTCATATATTGGAATGGGGTTTTCGCCCAACGGTAAGATGGTTGGGTCAAGCGCAATCGTAGGGTGGATAGGAGCTGATGGGGGGAGTATGATCAAGAGATATCATCTAAGTGGACAAACACCAACACAGGTTGTGCCTGATCAAGGAAACTTACAAGTCGTTGGAAATTCATCTTCCCTTGTATCTCTATCCGGACGTTTGTATATTGCCTTTCAGCTCAACACCAGCCTGCCGGAATCTCGAATTCTATACTCTGTTGGGCCGGCTGGAAGGTTGCCCGTTGGACCTGGATTTCAGTTGGCGGAGCATGATCAGAAGGTGTCTACTCTTTTGAATTATGCCTCGG GTGAAAGTAAAACAAAAGGAAGTTCATCCTCAAACCTGAAGAAGAGCCATGGAATATTGAACATGTTGGGATGGGGAATAATCATACCAATAGGTGCTATGGTTGCCAGATATATGAAGCCATGGGATCCAGTTTGGTTTTATTCGCATTCACTCCTCCAGTCGCTCGGTTTTCTGTTTGGAGTTTCAGGCATTGTGTGCGGTTTTGTGTTGGAGAATCGTCTTGGGGTTGATGTTGATAAACACAAGAGCCTCGGGGTCTTCATCCTAACTCTCGGCTGTCTCCAG GTTATTGCCTTTCTGGCGAGAGCGGACAAGGAATCCAAAGTGAGGAAATACTGGAACTGGTATCACTATGGTCTTGGAAGGGCTTTGATAATACTGGCAGTAGCCAATGTATTCTACGGCATTCATCTAGGCGATGCCGGATCTGGATGGAACGCGGGTTATGCAGTAGTTGTTTGTCTTTTGTTTCTTGTTGCTGTTATTCTGGAGGTGCGCTTGTGGATGACAGACTAG